Genomic segment of Rhodoflexus caldus:
GCAGTGTTTTCTGTGTCTCGGCGGGCTGCCTGTGCATGCTGAAAAGGAGTTGCTTAAATGCACGCGCCGTCAATTTGGTATTGTTTTCGCCGCCGAACTGGTCTTTGTAGCCATCGGTGAAGAGGTAGAAGGTTGTAGGCGTTTCGGTAGTAATGATATGACGGGTAAAAATGCGGTCTTGCTCGCGCTGCAAACCGCCAATCGGTACATTATCGCCCTTAATTTCCAGCAGTTGGTTATGCTGGCAGTAAACAATGGAGGTTCTGGCACCCGAAAAAGTCAGCTTTCTGCCTGTTTCATCAATCACGCACAGGGCAATGTCCATGCCGTCACGGTTTTGGGTAATTTCCTGCTTCAATGCCTGACGGATGCGCTGGTGCATCAGGTTTAATATCTGGTCGGGTTCGGTAATGCCTTTTTCATTGACAATTTCGTTCAGAATATCAATACCTATCATGCTCATAAATGCCCCCGGCACGCCGTGCCCAGTACAATCTACCGCTGCGAGCAATACTTTACCGTCCTTTTCCTGCAACCAATAGAAGTCGCCACTGACAATATCGCGAGGGCGAAAGAACACAAAAGAGTCGGGCAGACAGCGGCTGATTTCTGCCAAATCGGGCAGCATAGCACTCTGGATTCGGCTGGCATAGTTAAGGCTGGCCGTTATTTTTTCGTTGTTTTTCTGGATGCTTTCGCGCTGGCGGGCAATTTCACTGAAAGCATTGGCATTTTCTAACGCAATGGCTACGTAAATGGCAAGGTTGCGCAGCAGGTTCAGGTCATAGTCGTTGTAGGCATGAGCCTGAAAACTTTGCACCGTCAAAATGCCAATCATGGCGTTTTTGGTACGCAAGGGAATATAGACAAGCGACTGCGGATGTGCGCCCGATTCGGGAAGGTCTGCCATTGGGTATTGAGCGGCCTCTTGCTCCCAATGATTGATGACAAGTTCGCGCTCATTTTTGACTGCATAAACGGCAAGGCTTTGCGGGTTATCGAGCGAATAACTGAAAGTGGGCAGGCGCTCGTTGTTTTCAATCACTCCCACAAACTCGAGCGTGTTGGTTTCGGGGCGCAGAATACCGATTCCGAACGTATCGGCATCCATCAGGTCGTTTACGCGCCGGTACACCTGCTCGGCAATTTTATCGGCATCCAGATAGCTGCTGATGGTTTTACCGATTTCGCTCAGTCGTTTCACGTCGTCAAAGGCATCTTCCAATTCGTGCTTTTGCCGTTCTATTTCTTCTTTTTGTGCCAAAACCTCCGCTGTTCGCTCCTGCACGGTGTCTTCCATGCTTTCATAGAGCAAGGCATTGTCAAGTGCGATGGTCGTATAAACGCCCATGTTGCGAATGATGCTGAGTTGCACCTCGTTAAAGGCATCCTGTTGCGGGCTTTGAATCACCAATACGCCAAGCGGTTTTTCTTTTGCCGTCATCAACAAGCCGATGACCGTTTGCGGATTTTCTTCGGCAAAGAATGGCACGAGCGATTGCGTGTTTTCAGTCGGCCATTGGCTGCTGATGATTTTTTGCTGATGCAGGAAAATATGCACCGCCACGTGTGCCGTGTCCGTATCGAGGTTGAGTTTGATACCCTCAACCCACGCGCCGTTGTGATACCCTCTGGCAATCAAGCGATTGTAGCGGTCGGCAATGCAGACTATAAGGGTCGGTAGTACCATTTCGGTGCTCAGTTCTTCATAAAGCACGCGGATGAGTTCTTCCACATCCAATACCGCACTGATTCGCTGCCCCATTTTCCGAAGGGTAATCAGGCGGGTGTTGGAGGCTTGCAGTGCTTCCTTTTGATGCTCTACCTCATCGGTGCGCTTGTAAAACATTTGCAACAGGTAGGCAAAGTTTTTGGAAAGTTGCCCTACTTCATCGTTGGTTTCTGCCTGAAAAAACTGTTTGCTGCGGTCAAAGTTGCTGTCTACTACTTCACGGATGGCATTGGAAAGCGAACGTAAGGGGCGGCTGATGCTGCGCATCAGGAAGAATCCGAGTGAAAACATTAACCCCAGCAACAAGGCAAACAACACAAGTTGAGTAATGCGCAAATTATTGCTCATGGCCTGCGCACGGGCTTCTATGATGCTGTCAATGGCGGCGATACGTTCTTCTATGCGGGCCGAAATCAGCATGAGTTCATTCTGCAACCCACCTTGCCCGGGCGCACCGATAATCTGCTGATTTTCAACAAGTTTATCTAAACTTTTGCGGTACTGCTCCAATGAACTGACCACAAACTCGCGCCCGACGGGTTCGCGGATGGTCTTAATGGCATTGGCTTCCAGCGAGTCGGCAAGTACTTTGATGCGACCAACGTAGGCAGGGTTTTTTTGTATGAGAAATTCCTTTTCCAACTTTCTGATATTGGCAATCAGCAGTTCGTTGAGGTCATAACCCGAGTTTACTACGCGGTTGATGGCGGCCTGTATCTCTCCTTCAAGTCCAAAGTTTTTGAACCCGCGTTTTTTCTGCATCATAACCAAACTGTCAAAAACCGCGCGGAACAGGTCTATGTCGGTGGTGATGCTGTCCAATGCAACATCTACGGCTGCATCTTTCAGCATCGGGTTTTGCCTCAAACCTGCCAAATTTTCTTTGATTTCGTCCAAAACCGCGCTATGCTGGGCTACGAGGGCACTGTTTCCCGTTTCGTAGAAAGCAGGATTAATGGTTTCAATAATGTAAAAGTCTTTTTCCAATTTGGCTGCCCGTTCTACTTTCAGGTTCATTTGGCGGAGTACATCGGTAAGCTGGCGCACGCGTCGTTGGCGCGCATCAAACCAAAACATGACCAGCACCATCAGCAGGGTAATAGAAGCGAATATACCCAGAGACAGCCACAGCCGAAAGCGAATCGTAGTGTGTGCAAGCAGCATTATATTATTGCAGAACTTGGATTATTTGGCATTATTACTATTACCGGCAGGGATGAATCCTTTGTGAACAACAGCCTTTTGTCCTAAGGGAGAAAGTGCAAAATTCATAAAACCCTTCACTTTATCCTCCTGACTTTTCAGGTAATACAAATACAGCGGGCGGATGAGCGGATAGGTTTTATTTAGGGCTGTTTTGAAAGACGGCAGCACAAAATTGCCTCCGTTTCCGGCAGATACGGCAATGGGCTTTACGATTTCCTCCAAATAACCGATACCCACAAAGCCGATAGCGCCCGTGTGTTGGCTTACTGCCTGAATAACGGCAGAAGTGCCGGAACAAACTTTTGCCTGATTTGGAAACGGTTTTTTGTTGGTGATGATGTCCTTTACAAACTCGTTCGTACCTGATGCCGCCTCACGGATAATCACCAGAATGGGGCGGTCGTCGCCGCCTACCTGTTTCCAGTTGGTAATTTCGCCGCTGAAAATACCCGCCAGTTGGGTTTGGGTCAATCGGCTTACTTTGTTGTCGGGATGCACGATAAAAGACAACGCGTCATATGCAATAATCACCTCCGAATAGGGCTTTCCCTTAGAAGTAAAATTATTTTTTTCGTTGGTATGCAAACTGCGTGAGGCCATGGCTACATCGGCTTTCCCTTCCAGCAGAGCGCTGATGCCCGCATTACTCCCCCCTCCTTCGGAAGCCACGCCTTTGCCGTATAAGTCGGTAATTTCGTGTACCAGCGGGTACATGGTATCACTGCCTTTAATTTTAACGGTTTGAGCAAGAGCCGTTCCTGCCATCCAGCACCCGCAAATAATACCAATCAGATAGTTGCGCTTTACCATAGTCTTAAAAGTCTTGCCGTTTCAATTCAACCGCAAAGTACTTTCAAAAAAACCGCTGACGATGCGATTTGTCTGCAATAACTCGTGAAATTTGTGTTAAGTTCTAAAAATTCAACAGGTATGCGACAGTTTTTTGCCGTAATAGATTACAATGGTACACCTGCGCACATAGCTTTGCTTGTGCTGCGCGTCGGCTTCGGCTTGCTGATGCTGCCACACGGGCTTGCCAAATGGCAGCGGCTCAGTGCCGGCGAAACGAGCTTCGCCGACCCGATTGGCATCGGAGAGTATCCTTCGCTGCTGCTGGCCGTTTTTGCAGAAGTTATTTGCTCGGTATTGCTAACGCTGGGGCTGCTGCATCGGCTTGCATTGCTGCCACTCATCATTCTGACGGCCGTAGCGGCGTTTATTGTTCATGCCCAAGACGCATTAGACGTAAAAGAGCACGCACTGCTGTATCTTTTTGCCTACCTGCCCATGTGGTGGTTGGGTGCGGGCAAATACTCATTGGATGCGCTCCTGTTTGGCCTGCGGAAAATGTAGTTTCAGAGCATCAACTCATTTTCAACGCTTTGGTATATCCCATAATGAACTGTCGCATGGCAGAGCGGATGGCATTTTTAACTGTAAAAGTATCGCCTGTTTTTTTGGCAAGTTCCGCAGGCGGAATGCCGTGCGAGGCATCTGCAAAAGTGCCCATTGCACCGCAAGGCTGCACGGTTACAGTGGGTAAATTGGCCGAAACACTCACTTTGAGGCAGTCTGTTTTGGACTCACGCCACATATAGCCCATATTTTGCGAAAGCGGTATTTCCACATCTATTTGGTCGGGGGCCGGTTGCGATACTTTAACCGAGCCACTGTACACCAAATTGGACATGTTATTGCGAACGGCCTTGATGGTCAGCCCTGCCACATCGGAGTTGGGGCGGCGTTCAATGGCATAGTTGAACACAATGCCCCGACGTGTCAGGTTTTCGCTGAATACATTTTCGCCTTCGTTCATCAGCACCAAGTACAAATCATTACCTTCGGGCAATAGCCAGCGTTCAGTAGTTTGCAACGACTGTTTGAACTTCTCAATATCGGGCTTGTAGGCATTTTTATACACATCGAGCACAATTTTCCGCTTCAAGGCGGCGAGCAGTTTGGGGCGTTCTTTGGGTGGCAGCGCCGTTTTCTGGTAGGCTTCAAAGGCAGCACGACCTTCTGCCAACGACTGATAGGTAACAGCAAGAGGATTCATGTTTGAAAGTAGTTTAGCAGCATCAATTTGCACAAATTCTTGCAATCAGGCAATTAGCTGTATAATTTACAGATGATTTGAAACCGATAATCAACTTACAGGAGTGGTTTTCCTGCCTAAACCCATCCAACTCTATGCTGTTAGGACTGAATATATTTGAACTCACCCTCCCTCTGACCGACCCGATTTTGCGCTTCCTGATTATCCTCTGCATCATTCTGTTTGCGCCTATTTTGCTCAATAAAATACGCATTCCACATTTGCTGGGGCTGATTATTGCCGGGGCGCTCATCGGCCCCAACGGGCTTCATCTGATGAACAGAGACAGCAGCATTATCATCCCGGGCACAACGGGACTGCTTTATATCATGTTTTTGGCAGGCTTGGAAATAGACTTGGCAGATTTCCGAAAAAATGCTTCCAAAAGTGTTGTTTTTGGCGCTTACACGTTCATCCTACCCATGCTTTTAGGTACGCTCGGCGGACTGTACCTGATGGGCTTTTCGCTGCCAACGTCGGTTTTGCTGGCCAGCATGTTCGCATCGCATACCCTGCTTGCCTATCCTTTGGTGAGCAAACTTGGCGTTGCCAAAAACCGCGCTGCCACTATCACTGTCGGAGGTACGGTAATTACCGACACGCTCGCACTCCTTGTGCTGGCCATTATTGTGGGTATGACTAACGGCGCAATGGGTTGGCAATTCTGGGTAAAGCTATCGATTTCTATTATTGTTTTCGGTGCAGTGGTATTGGTCGGATTCCCTATCATCGGCCGATGGTTTTTCAAGCGTTTCGAGGAAAATATTTCGCAGTACATTTTCGTACTTGTGATGATGTATTTAGGGGCGGTTTTGGCAGAACTTGCCGGCATCGAGGGCATTATCGGGGCTTTTTTGGCAGGTTTGGCACTCAACAGATTAGTGCCGCACACCTCCCCCCTGATGAATCGCATAGAGTTTGTGGGTAATGCGATTTTTATCCCCTTTTTCTTGATTGGCGTAGGGATGCTCATTGACTTTCGCGCCTTTATTAAAGACTGGGAAACCATCAAAGTAGCCGTGTTTATGACCGTTACTGCCAATGTAGCCAAGTATGCGGCCGCATGGCTCACACAGCAGACTTTCCGATTCAACTTAGACGAGCGCCGACTGATTTTCGGGTTGAGCAACGCACAGGCAGCCGCAACGCTGGCAGCGGTTTTGGTAGGCTACAATATTGTTTTGGGACAAACCGAAACGGGAGAGCCCATCCGCCTGTTGAGCGATGCGGTTTTGAACGGCACCATTCTGATGATTCTTGTAACCTGTACGGTTGCCTCATTTGTGGCGCAAAAAGGCGCTAAAAACATCGCCCTGCAAGAGCAAAGCGAAGGCAGCAACGAAACTTCCGAAGAACCGCAGGAGCGCATCCTCATCCCGTTGCGCAATCCCGAAACAACCGAAGAACTGGTGCAACTCAGTCTGGCTATCAAATCCAAAAACAATCAGCGCGGCCTTTATGCGCTAACGGTTATCAACAGCTTGGAAGCCGATGAGGCTGCCGAAAGAAATGCCCGCAAAGTATTAGAAAAAGCAGCTACCGTGGCGGCAGCTACCGACACCTACATGAACCAACTGCTGCGCTACGACCAAAACGTATCCAGCGGCATTGCAGGCATCGTCCGCGAACATAAAATTACCGATATGGTATTGGGGCTGCACCAGAAACAAGCCCTTTCCGACAGCTTTTTGGGCACGCTTACTGAGGGGATTTTGGCCAAAAACAATGTTACAACCCTGATTTGCAAGACCGTACAACCATCGGCAACCATCCGACGTTACTTGGTCATCATTCCTGAAAAAGCAGAGGAAGAAATCGGGTTTACTTTATGGCTCAACCGCATCCGCAGCTTAGGAAAAAATACGGGAGCCAAACTGATTTTCTACGGCTCTCCGGAAGTGCTCCAATATGCCCGCGATATGCAGCGACAGCAAATGATAGATTGCGACTTCGCAACCTTTACCGATTGGGAAGATTTCCTGATTCTTTCCCGCGATATGAAGCCCGATGACGGTATGATAATCGTAATGAGCCGCAAAGACCACCCCTCATACAACAGCAGCATGGATAAAATCCCTCACTATCTGAACAAGTATTTTGAACAGCATAATTTTATCCTTGTGTTTCCTGTGCAGTCGGGGGTGCAAGAGATAGGCGATACCAACACTACTTATCCTATTGTTTCTACCAAACCGATAGAAAAAATAGACGAACTTAGCAAAAGTATTCGGGAACTATTCAGAAAAAAACGACACAAATAATGAAGTTGCAAAAGCGCAAATGGCTGCTACCGATATTGGGGGGTTTTTCGGGGCTGATTATCTGGCAATGGGAGTTGCTGCAATACGGGCTGATGCAGGCACGGGGGCAGTTGAAAATTTTGTGGGAAGCACGCCCCATTGAAGAAGTGCTTACCGACACAAATTTCCCCGATTCGCTGAAACAAAAGCTGCAACTCATTCAGGAAATCCGCCGCTTTGCCGAAGACAGCATCGGCCTGAATCCTTCCAAAAATTACACAACTTTCTACGACCAACACGGGAAGCCTGTTTTGTGGGTATTAACCGCCTGCCCACCCTATGAGTTGAAAGCCTACGAGTGGCGATTTCCGCTGTTAGGCAGTTTTTCTTACAAAGGTTTTTTTGAGTTGCCCAAGGCCGAAGCCGAAGAACGGCGCATGAAAGCACAAGGCTACGATACGGACATCGGTGAAGTGCTGGGCTGGAGCACACTCGGTTGGTTCAAAGACCCTGTTCTGTCTAACTTTCTGAGGCGCAGCCCCGGCCATTTGGCAGACCTGATTATCCACGAACTGACGCACGGCACCCTGTATGTACCTGATAATGTGGACTATAACGAAAATTTGGCCAACTTTGTCGGCTATCAGGGGGCGTTAATGTTTTTGCGCCACAAATACGGCGAAAACTCGCCCGAACTGCAACAATACGTCCACAGCATGAGCGATAAAAAGCGATTTATCCGCTTTGTTTTACAGGCTGCACAAAGTTTGGATTCGCTCTACGGCAGTTTCCCGACCGATATGGCCGACAGTAAAAAAGCCGCCGCCAAGCAACAGCACATCGAGCGAATTGTACATGCTTTGGATACCGTGCGTTTTGCATCAGACCGCTACCGTGATTATTTTACGGACTTTACGCCCAACAATACCTTTTTCATGGAGTTTATCCGCTACAATGAGCAGCAAAACGCTTTTGAAGAAGAGTTTTACCAAAAGTTTGGCGGCGATTTTAAAAAATACTGGGCGCACCTGAAAGCAACTTACCCTTCACTATGAAACATCCTGAGGTTCAACTGATTGTATCGTCTGATGGTTCGCATACACTCTACCGCCCCGATATCGGCGAGTTTTACCATTCCCGCTACGGTGCTTTGGGCGAATCGCGGCAGGTGTACGTGCGCTACGGACTGGAAGAAGCTATCAACAGGCAGGCACTGCGGCAGGTGCGGGTGCTGGAACTCGGCTTCGGCACAGGGCTGAACATGCTGGCAGTCATTGAATTTTTGCTGCAACACCCTGAAATTGAGGTTATTTACACCACATTAGAGCCACTGCCACTGGCACAGGATATATTGGCGCAGTTGAACTACACCGAGCAACTCCCCGATGCAGTGGCTGCTTATTTTGATAAAATTCATGCCACGCCATGGGAAACCCCGCAGCCGATTTTACCCAATTTGCAACTCATCAAATCGGAGAAAGGCTGGCAGGAAGCTACATTTGCCGAGGGTAGTTTTGATGTGATTTTCTACGATGCCTTTGCACCTGAAAAACAGCCCGAGCTGTGGGAGCAACCCAATTTTGAGTTGGCTTTCCGATGGCTTGCCAATGGCGGCATCCTGACAACCTACTGTTCTAAATCAGCCGTGATTCGCACCCTGAAAGCCATTGGTTTTCAGGTAGAAAAACTATCGGGAAGGCCATTCAAGCGCGAAGTTACGCGAGCAGTGAAAAGTGCGCATACACAAACCTGACAGTATTAGTAACCCATCAGGTTTAAATACCTGTTTTTCATGGATTTACACAAAGCATTTTTGCAAACCACTTGTGCTTTCGTATAGCTAAATCTATCTTGGCAAGAACACAGATAAACATGGATTTGATGTTGATGTGAGAAAAATTAAAATCAGATCAACCCTCGTTCCGAAAAAAAATTGAAAATGATTGAACTAATTTCATAAAACCACAAAAAACAATGCTCAAAGACAGATTTTTACTGAACGGCAAAGTCGCCGTTATTACAGGCGCCAGCAAAGGCATCGGCGAGGCTATGGCGGAAATTATGGCAGA
This window contains:
- a CDS encoding GAF domain-containing protein, encoding MLLAHTTIRFRLWLSLGIFASITLLMVLVMFWFDARQRRVRQLTDVLRQMNLKVERAAKLEKDFYIIETINPAFYETGNSALVAQHSAVLDEIKENLAGLRQNPMLKDAAVDVALDSITTDIDLFRAVFDSLVMMQKKRGFKNFGLEGEIQAAINRVVNSGYDLNELLIANIRKLEKEFLIQKNPAYVGRIKVLADSLEANAIKTIREPVGREFVVSSLEQYRKSLDKLVENQQIIGAPGQGGLQNELMLISARIEERIAAIDSIIEARAQAMSNNLRITQLVLFALLLGLMFSLGFFLMRSISRPLRSLSNAIREVVDSNFDRSKQFFQAETNDEVGQLSKNFAYLLQMFYKRTDEVEHQKEALQASNTRLITLRKMGQRISAVLDVEELIRVLYEELSTEMVLPTLIVCIADRYNRLIARGYHNGAWVEGIKLNLDTDTAHVAVHIFLHQQKIISSQWPTENTQSLVPFFAEENPQTVIGLLMTAKEKPLGVLVIQSPQQDAFNEVQLSIIRNMGVYTTIALDNALLYESMEDTVQERTAEVLAQKEEIERQKHELEDAFDDVKRLSEIGKTISSYLDADKIAEQVYRRVNDLMDADTFGIGILRPETNTLEFVGVIENNERLPTFSYSLDNPQSLAVYAVKNERELVINHWEQEAAQYPMADLPESGAHPQSLVYIPLRTKNAMIGILTVQSFQAHAYNDYDLNLLRNLAIYVAIALENANAFSEIARQRESIQKNNEKITASLNYASRIQSAMLPDLAEISRCLPDSFVFFRPRDIVSGDFYWLQEKDGKVLLAAVDCTGHGVPGAFMSMIGIDILNEIVNEKGITEPDQILNLMHQRIRQALKQEITQNRDGMDIALCVIDETGRKLTFSGARTSIVYCQHNQLLEIKGDNVPIGGLQREQDRIFTRHIITTETPTTFYLFTDGYKDQFGGENNTKLTARAFKQLLFSMHRQPAETQKTLLANYLEEWMGSHPQLDDILVMGVKI
- a CDS encoding PstS family phosphate ABC transporter substrate-binding protein, with product MVKRNYLIGIICGCWMAGTALAQTVKIKGSDTMYPLVHEITDLYGKGVASEGGGSNAGISALLEGKADVAMASRSLHTNEKNNFTSKGKPYSEVIIAYDALSFIVHPDNKVSRLTQTQLAGIFSGEITNWKQVGGDDRPILVIIREAASGTNEFVKDIITNKKPFPNQAKVCSGTSAVIQAVSQHTGAIGFVGIGYLEEIVKPIAVSAGNGGNFVLPSFKTALNKTYPLIRPLYLYYLKSQEDKVKGFMNFALSPLGQKAVVHKGFIPAGNSNNAK
- a CDS encoding DoxX family protein, translating into MRQFFAVIDYNGTPAHIALLVLRVGFGLLMLPHGLAKWQRLSAGETSFADPIGIGEYPSLLLAVFAEVICSVLLTLGLLHRLALLPLIILTAVAAFIVHAQDALDVKEHALLYLFAYLPMWWLGAGKYSLDALLFGLRKM
- a CDS encoding cation:proton antiporter; the protein is MLLGLNIFELTLPLTDPILRFLIILCIILFAPILLNKIRIPHLLGLIIAGALIGPNGLHLMNRDSSIIIPGTTGLLYIMFLAGLEIDLADFRKNASKSVVFGAYTFILPMLLGTLGGLYLMGFSLPTSVLLASMFASHTLLAYPLVSKLGVAKNRAATITVGGTVITDTLALLVLAIIVGMTNGAMGWQFWVKLSISIIVFGAVVLVGFPIIGRWFFKRFEENISQYIFVLVMMYLGAVLAELAGIEGIIGAFLAGLALNRLVPHTSPLMNRIEFVGNAIFIPFFLIGVGMLIDFRAFIKDWETIKVAVFMTVTANVAKYAAAWLTQQTFRFNLDERRLIFGLSNAQAAATLAAVLVGYNIVLGQTETGEPIRLLSDAVLNGTILMILVTCTVASFVAQKGAKNIALQEQSEGSNETSEEPQERILIPLRNPETTEELVQLSLAIKSKNNQRGLYALTVINSLEADEAAERNARKVLEKAATVAAATDTYMNQLLRYDQNVSSGIAGIVREHKITDMVLGLHQKQALSDSFLGTLTEGILAKNNVTTLICKTVQPSATIRRYLVIIPEKAEEEIGFTLWLNRIRSLGKNTGAKLIFYGSPEVLQYARDMQRQQMIDCDFATFTDWEDFLILSRDMKPDDGMIIVMSRKDHPSYNSSMDKIPHYLNKYFEQHNFILVFPVQSGVQEIGDTNTTYPIVSTKPIEKIDELSKSIRELFRKKRHK
- a CDS encoding aminopeptidase gives rise to the protein MKLQKRKWLLPILGGFSGLIIWQWELLQYGLMQARGQLKILWEARPIEEVLTDTNFPDSLKQKLQLIQEIRRFAEDSIGLNPSKNYTTFYDQHGKPVLWVLTACPPYELKAYEWRFPLLGSFSYKGFFELPKAEAEERRMKAQGYDTDIGEVLGWSTLGWFKDPVLSNFLRRSPGHLADLIIHELTHGTLYVPDNVDYNENLANFVGYQGALMFLRHKYGENSPELQQYVHSMSDKKRFIRFVLQAAQSLDSLYGSFPTDMADSKKAAAKQQHIERIVHALDTVRFASDRYRDYFTDFTPNNTFFMEFIRYNEQQNAFEEEFYQKFGGDFKKYWAHLKATYPSL
- the mnmD gene encoding tRNA (5-methylaminomethyl-2-thiouridine)(34)-methyltransferase MnmD, with translation MKHPEVQLIVSSDGSHTLYRPDIGEFYHSRYGALGESRQVYVRYGLEEAINRQALRQVRVLELGFGTGLNMLAVIEFLLQHPEIEVIYTTLEPLPLAQDILAQLNYTEQLPDAVAAYFDKIHATPWETPQPILPNLQLIKSEKGWQEATFAEGSFDVIFYDAFAPEKQPELWEQPNFELAFRWLANGGILTTYCSKSAVIRTLKAIGFQVEKLSGRPFKREVTRAVKSAHTQT